The Mycobacteriales bacterium DNA segment TCTACGGCCGGCTCGACCCGCCGCGCGAGGGCCGCCCCGGCCGACTGCGGCTCGCCAACGCCGGCCACCTGCCGCCCGCCCTGCGCAGCCCGGACGGCACGGTGCGGCTGGTGGCGACCGACGCCTCGCTGCTGGTCGGCGCGGAGCTGGGCACCACCCGCGAGGAGGTGGAGGAGAGCGTCGAGCCGGGCTCGGTGCTGGTGCTCTACACCGACGGGCTCGTCGAGCACCGCGGTCGCCCGATCGACGAGGGGCTCGAGGCGCTGGCCGCCGCGCTGCGCAGCGCGCCCGAGGAGGACGCGGACGCGATCTGTGAGCACCTGCTGGCCGAGTTGGCCTACGGCGCGCTCGACGACGACGTCGCGCTGCTCGTGGTCCGCGTCCTGGCATGACCGACCTGGGCATGCCGGGCCTGCGTGAGGTCGGGCCGGACTTCCCGCGCGAGTGGGTCGAGTTCGTCGATCCGGCCGACCCGCTGGGCGTCGTACGCGCCGATCTGACCTGGCTGCTGTCCTCGTGGACCTGCGTCTACGGCCGGGGCTGCGAGGGCATCCTCGAGGGCCGCGCCGAGGACGGCTGCTGCAACCACGGCGCGTTCTACGCCGACGACGAGGACGAGCAGCGGATCGAACGGCTCGCCACACAGCTGAAGGGCAAGCACTGGCAGTACGCCGAGTTCGGTCGTACGAAGGGGATCTCGGAGCTGGACGAGCTCGAGGGCGAGAGCGCTCGGCGTACCCGCACCGTCGACGGGGCGTGCGTCTTCCTCAACCGGGCCGGCTTTGCCGGCGGCGCCGGCTGCGCGCTGCACGCGCTCGCCGAGCGCAGCGGGCTGCATCCGCTCGAGACCAAGCCCGACGTCTGCTGGCAGCTGCCGGTGCGGCGCACCCAGGAGTGGGTCGAGCGGCCGGACGAGGTCTCGGTGCTGGTGACCTCGATCGGGGAGTTCGACCGCCGCGGCTGGGGTCCGGGCGGCGCGGACCTGCACTGGTGGTGCACCTCGTCACCGGCCGCGCACGTCGGCGCCGAGCCACTGTGGGTGTCCTACGCACCGGAGCTGACCGCGCTGCTGGGCCGGCCGGCGTACGAGGAACTGGCCCGGCTCTGCGGGCTGCGGTCCGCCGGCGGCGGGGCCGACCACCCGGCCGGCGCGGCCCCTCAGGGCTCGAGCTTGTAGCCCAGGCCGCGGACGGTCACCAGGTAGGCCGGGCTGGCCGGGTCCGGCTCCACCTTGGCCCGCAGCCGCTTGACGTGCACGTCGAGGGTCTTGGTGTCGCCGACGTAGTCCGCGCCCCACACCCGGTCGATCAGCTGCCCACGGGTCAGCACCCGGCCGGCGTTCCGCAGCAGCAGCTCGAGCAACTCGAACTCCTTGAGCGGCATCGGCACCGGCTCGCCGTCGACGGTGACGACGTGCCGCTCGACGTCCATCCGGACCGGCCCGGCCTCGAGCACTCCCCCGGACTCCTCGGCGGATGGCTCCCCCTGCCGGCGCAGGACGGCCCGCACCCGCGCGACCAGCTCACGGGAGCTGAACGGCTTGGTCACGTAGTCGTCG contains these protein-coding regions:
- a CDS encoding response regulator transcription factor, yielding MTRVLVVEDEESISDPLSYLLRQEGFEVAVAATGPDGLAEFERSGADIVLLDLMLPGLSGTEVCRALRTKSSVPVIMLTARDSEIDKVVGLELGADDYVTKPFSSRELVARVRAVLRRQGEPSAEESGGVLEAGPVRMDVERHVVTVDGEPVPMPLKEFELLELLLRNAGRVLTRGQLIDRVWGADYVGDTKTLDVHVKRLRAKVEPDPASPAYLVTVRGLGYKLEP